A portion of the Cryptomeria japonica chromosome 5, Sugi_1.0, whole genome shotgun sequence genome contains these proteins:
- the LOC131036806 gene encoding potassium transporter 5, protein MSSTEEVVVEESSEREFVDGDEETVKAEEEASHGRLKERRFSRVDSLDVESNRVPGTGHAQMLSMAAVVQLAFQSIGVVYGDIGTSPLYVYASTFPDGIRHPDDILGALSLIIYSLTLLPLIKYVFIVLWANDNGDGGTFALYSLICRHAKVSMIPNHQEEDRKLSSYTLEVVNRQSKRAIRIKEALEQSKVVKSCLLVLALVGTCMVIGDGVLTPCISVLSAVGGIREVDKSLSQDVVVMISVVILVLLFSVQSFGTNKVGYMFGPAISLWFLLIGSIGIYNLAKHDTAVLRAFNPKYIIDYFKRNSKQGWLSLGGIVLCITGTEAMFADLGHFSVRSIQIAFTGVVYPCLICAYVGQAAYLRRFPEHVSDTFYKSIPGPIYIPVFVVAILSSIIASQAMISATFTIIKQSMSMGCFPRVRVVHTSPKYEGQVYIPEINYILMIACVIVTASFKDTTNIGNAYGIAVVAVMIVTSAFLALIMLMIWQTQLLVVGAYVVVFGSIELIFFSAVLWKFTEGGYMPLTFAAVLLFVMYVWHYVHARRYAYEMEQKMSADYVTSLSRSVGVSRVEGMGLLYTELAQGVPAIFSHFITNLPALHSVVVFVCFKFLPVNTVPAEERFLFRRVGDRESRMYRSIVRYGYTDTRTGSSLEFENLMVESLKEFIQSESLCVDTKFSEEDEYSSKESAEEELGFVEKARAAGVVYLLGHSEVRASKDSSLLKRFVVNYAYDFLKRNSRQMTAALEIPNKNLLQVGMTYYI, encoded by the exons ATGTCATCCACAGAGGAGGTAGTTGTTGAGGAGAGTAGTGAGAGAGAATTTGTTGATGGGGATGAAGAAACAGTTAAAGCAGAGGAGGAGGCTTCTCATGGCAGACTCAAAGAGAGGCGCTTCTCTCGGGTGGACTCTTTGGATGTGGAATCCAACAGAGTTCCAGGAACGGGCCATGCTCAG ATGTTGAGCATGGCCGCAGTTGTGCAATTGGCGTTTCAGAGTATTGGAGTCGTCTATGGAGACATAGGAACGTCACCACTTTATGTGTATGCGAGTACTTTTCCTGATGGCATCCGTCATCCCGATGACATTCTCGGGGCTTTGTCTTTGATTATATATTCTCTCACTCTTTTGCCCCTCATCAAATACGTTTTCATTGTATTGTGGGCCAATGATAATGGAGATG gtgGAACGTTTGCTCTTTATTCGCTGATTTGCCGCCATGCGAAAGTTAGTATGATACCCAATCACCAGGAGGAAGACCGGAAACTTTCTTCATATACGCTTGAAGTTGTAAACAGACAATCCAAGAGAGCCATTAGGATAAAGGAAGCTCTGGAACAAAGCAAGGTTGTCAAGAGTTGTTTGTTAGTACTAGCCCTTGTGGGAACCTGCATGGTTATAGGAGATGGCGTCCTCACTCCTTGCATCTCTG TTCTCTCAGCAGTGGGAGGAATCAGGGAGGTCGACAAATCGCTCAGCCAGG ATGTAGTAGTGATGATCTCTGTGGTTATTTTAGTTCTTCTCTTCTCCGTCCAGAGCTTCGGAACCAATAAAGTTGGGTATATGTTTGGCCCCGCCATATCACTATGGTTTTTGCTTATTGGATCCATCGGCATCTACAATTTGGCTAAACATGACACGGCTGTTCTTCGTGCCTTCAATCCCAAATACATCATCGACTACTTCAAAAGAAATTCTAAACAAGGCTGGCTCTCCCTGGGAGGAATTGTTCTCTGTATTACAG GAACTGAGGCCATGTTTGCAGACCTGGGTCATTTTTCAGTTCGATCTATTCAG ATTGCGTTTACTGGAGTAGTTTATCCCTGTTTGATCTGTGCCTATGTGGGGCAAGCTGCATACCTTCGGAGGTTTCCGGAACATGTATCGGACACCTTTTACAAGTCAATTCCAG GTCCAATCTACATCCCCGTGTTCGTTGTCGCCATTTTGTCTTCAATTATTGCAAGTCAGGCAATGATATCGGCCACATTTACCATAATAAAGCAATCCATGTCGATGGGGTGCTTTCCTCGAGTTAGAGTCGTCCACACATCTCCAAAATATGAAGGGCAGGTGTACATCCCAGAGATCAACTACATTCTTATGATTGCATGTGTAATAGTCACGGCTTCTTTCAAAGACACAACAAACATCGGCAATGCTTATG GCATAGCTGTGGTTGCAGTGATGATAGTGACCTCAGCCTTCCTCGCTCTCATAATGCTCATGATATGGCAGACACAGCTGTTAGTGGTGGGCGCCTACGTGGTGGTATTTGGATCAATAGAGCTTATCTTCTTCTCAGCAGTGCTCTGGAAGTTTACAGAAGGAGGGTACATGCCTTTAACTTTTGCAGCTGTATTATTGTTTGTAATGTATGTGTGGCACTATGTGCATGCAAGGAGATATGCATACGAAATGGAGCAGAAAATGTCGGCGGATTATGTGACAAGCCTTAGTAGAAGTGTGGGTGTGAGTAGAGTTGAAGGCATGGGGCTTCTCTACACAGAATTAGCACAAGGGGTCCCCGCTATATTTTCACACTTCATAACAAACCTTCCAGCCTTGCATTCTGTAGTTGTATTCGTGTGCTTTAAGTTTCTGCCCGTGAATACTGTTCCAGCAGAGGAACGCTTTCTATTTCGAAGGGTGGGGGACAGAGAGTCCAGGATGTACAGGAGTATTGTAAGGTATGGCTACACCGACACTCGGACTGGTAGTAGTCTGGAATTTGAAAATCTCATGGTAGAATCGCTGAAAGAGTTTATACAGTCAGAGAGCTTGTGCGTTGATACTAAATTTAGTGAGGAAGATGAGTATTCTAGTAAAGAGAGCGCAGAGGAGGAGTTGGGTTTTGTAGAAAAGGCCAGAGCAGCTGGCGTGGTGTACTTGCTTGGACACAGCGAGGTGAGGGCAAGCAAGGATTCTTCATTGCTTAAAAGATTTGTGGTTAACTATGCTTATGATTTCCTCAAGAGAAATTCAAGGCAGATGACAGCAGCTTTAGAGATTCCGAACAAGAATTTGTTACAAGTCGGAATGACCTACTACATCTGA